The following DNA comes from Streptomyces globosus.
GAGCGGGCCCTGCGGATCACCGAGGAGCGCGAGAAGGAGATCGTCGAGGCGATGATCGACGAGCTCGGCGGGACGCGTCCCAAGGCCGAGTACGAGATCCACCTCGCCAAGGAGTTCATCCGCGAGGCGATGCAGCTCGCCGTACGCCCCGAGGGCCGGATCCTCACCTCGCCCGTCCCGGGCAAGGAGAGCCGCGTCCAGCGCCTCCCCGTCGGCGTCGTCACCGTCATCAGCCCCTTCAACTTCCCCTTCCTCGTCACCATGAAGTCGGCCGCCCCGGCGCTCGCCCTCGGCAACGCCGTCGTCGTCAAGCCCAACCAGAACGCGCCCGTGGTCGGCGGCGGCGTCATCGCCCGCATCTTCGAGGAGGCCGGCCTGCCCGCCGGGCTGCTGAGCGTCCTCGTCACGGACATCGCCGAGATCGGCGACGCCCTCCTGACCCACCCCGTCCCGAAGGTGATCTCCTTCGCCGGCTCCGACCGCGTCGGACGGCACGTCGGCGCTGTCGCCGCCCGCCACTTCAAGCGCACCGTCCTGGAGCTCAGCGGCAACAGCGCCCTCGTCGTCCTCGACGACGCCGACATCGACTACGCCGTCGAGGCGGCCGTCTTCAGCCGCTTCGTCTACCAGGGCCAGGTCTGCATGGCCGCCAACCGGATCCTGGTCGACACCCGCATCGCCGAGGAGTTCACCGACAGGTTCACCGCCCGCGTGCGCGCCCTGCGCACCGGCGACCCCCGCGAGGCCGACACCCACATCGGGCCGCTGATCAACTCCTTCCAGGCGGAGGCCCTCACCGCGCTCGTCGACCGCGCCGTCGCCTCCGGCGCCCGGGCGCTCGTCCGCGGCGCCACGCGCGGCAACCTCGTCGAGCCGACCGTGCTCACGGGCATCCCCGAGGACTCCCCGCTGCTCACGCAGGAGATCTTCGGCCCGGTCGCCCTGCTGATGGTCTTCGACGGCGAGGAGGAGGC
Coding sequences within:
- a CDS encoding aldehyde dehydrogenase family protein, which encodes MSIFEDLAHQYIDGTWLAGNGSWDIIDVNPYNGEKLAAITVATVEQVDQAYRAAERAQREWAATSPYARRAVLERALRITEEREKEIVEAMIDELGGTRPKAEYEIHLAKEFIREAMQLAVRPEGRILTSPVPGKESRVQRLPVGVVTVISPFNFPFLVTMKSAAPALALGNAVVVKPNQNAPVVGGGVIARIFEEAGLPAGLLSVLVTDIAEIGDALLTHPVPKVISFAGSDRVGRHVGAVAARHFKRTVLELSGNSALVVLDDADIDYAVEAAVFSRFVYQGQVCMAANRILVDTRIAEEFTDRFTARVRALRTGDPREADTHIGPLINSFQAEALTALVDRAVASGARALVRGATRGNLVEPTVLTGIPEDSPLLTQEIFGPVALLMVFDGEEEAVRMANATPYGLSGAVHTRDVERGIRFAERIETGMIHVNDSTIGDEPLAAFGGEKASGLGRLNGESTVEAFTTQKWISVQHGRSTFPL